From Variovorax sp. PMC12, the proteins below share one genomic window:
- a CDS encoding CoA pyrophosphatase: MQSAPLEPVNAVVPPTLQQFDPRETPFVDGSDGLPAVSAGQLTAQALRARFANPPAWTPELRREPRMIDRAPAQAAVLVPIVQRPEGATVLLTERTTHLSNHSGQVAFPGGRVDPEDANISAAALREAWEEVGLSAQFIEVLGSLPTYTTVTSFIVTPVVALVQPDFELTINPYEVAQAFEVPLAWLMDPANHRRHAVSATDGRKREWYSMPYQDGPDERFVWGATAGMLRNLYRFLAA, translated from the coding sequence ATGCAATCCGCGCCCCTCGAACCCGTCAATGCCGTGGTGCCGCCCACGCTGCAGCAGTTCGACCCGCGCGAGACGCCTTTCGTGGATGGCAGTGATGGCTTGCCCGCGGTGTCGGCGGGGCAACTGACGGCGCAGGCCCTGCGCGCGCGTTTCGCCAACCCGCCGGCATGGACGCCCGAGCTGCGCCGCGAGCCGCGAATGATCGACCGCGCACCCGCACAGGCCGCCGTGCTGGTGCCGATCGTGCAGCGCCCCGAAGGCGCGACCGTGCTGCTCACCGAGCGCACCACGCACCTGTCGAACCATTCGGGCCAGGTCGCGTTTCCTGGCGGCCGCGTCGATCCGGAAGACGCCAACATCTCCGCCGCCGCGTTGCGCGAGGCGTGGGAGGAAGTCGGTCTCTCCGCGCAGTTCATCGAAGTGCTCGGCAGCCTGCCGACCTACACGACCGTGACCTCGTTCATCGTCACGCCCGTGGTCGCGCTGGTGCAGCCCGACTTCGAACTCACCATCAACCCCTACGAGGTGGCGCAGGCCTTCGAAGTGCCGCTTGCGTGGCTCATGGACCCCGCCAACCACCGCCGCCACGCCGTGAGCGCAACCGACGGCCGCAAGCGCGAGTGGTATTCGATGCCCTACCAGGACGGGCCCGACGAGCGTTTCGTCTGGGGCGCGACGGCCGGCATGCTGCGCAATCTCTATCGCTTTCTCGCCGCCTGA
- the rplS gene encoding 50S ribosomal protein L19 — MNLIQTLEQEEIARLGKTIPDFMPGDTVIVSVNVVEGTRKRVQAYEGVVIAKRNRGLNSGFTVRKISSGEGVERTFQTYSPLIAGIEVKRRGDVRRAKLYYLRDRSGRSARIKEKLPSKSTAASAS, encoded by the coding sequence ATGAACCTCATCCAGACCCTCGAGCAGGAAGAAATCGCCCGCCTCGGCAAGACCATCCCCGATTTCATGCCCGGTGACACGGTCATCGTCAGCGTGAACGTCGTCGAAGGCACCCGCAAGCGCGTGCAGGCTTACGAAGGCGTCGTGATCGCCAAGCGCAACCGTGGCCTCAACAGCGGCTTCACCGTGCGCAAGATCTCCAGCGGCGAAGGCGTGGAACGTACGTTCCAGACCTACAGCCCGCTGATCGCCGGCATCGAAGTCAAGCGCCGTGGCGATGTGCGCCGCGCCAAGCTGTACTACCTGCGCGACCGCAGCGGCCGTTCGGCACGTATCAAGGAAAAGCTGCCGAGCAAGTCGACGGCTGCGTCGGCTTCCTAA
- the trmD gene encoding tRNA (guanosine(37)-N1)-methyltransferase TrmD encodes MRFDVITLFPELFAPFLASGVTRRAYESKQVEVVLWNPRDYALGNYKRVDDRPFGGGPGMVMMAEPLAACLDAALAARGAQAPVVLFSPIGEALRHESVERWSASEGAVLVCGRYEGIDQRFIDARITHQVSLGDFVLSGGEIAAMALLDAVARLQPGVLGDEASHVQDSFNPALDGLLDCPHYTRPEQWNGQGVPAPLLSGHHAQIERWRRDQRLAITAERRPELIEAARAAGRLGKADEAALKKKL; translated from the coding sequence ATGCGCTTCGACGTCATCACCCTGTTTCCCGAGCTGTTCGCGCCTTTCCTGGCCAGCGGCGTGACGCGCCGCGCCTACGAATCGAAGCAGGTGGAGGTGGTGCTCTGGAATCCGCGCGACTATGCGCTGGGCAACTACAAGCGCGTGGACGACCGTCCGTTCGGCGGCGGGCCCGGCATGGTCATGATGGCCGAGCCGCTGGCCGCCTGCCTCGACGCGGCCCTGGCCGCGCGCGGGGCGCAGGCGCCCGTGGTGCTGTTCTCGCCCATCGGCGAGGCCTTGCGGCACGAATCCGTCGAGCGCTGGTCCGCCAGCGAAGGCGCGGTGCTGGTCTGCGGCCGCTACGAGGGCATCGACCAGCGATTCATCGACGCGCGCATCACGCATCAGGTCAGCCTGGGCGATTTCGTGCTCTCCGGCGGCGAGATCGCGGCGATGGCGTTGCTCGACGCCGTGGCCCGCCTGCAGCCGGGCGTGCTGGGCGACGAAGCGAGCCATGTGCAGGACAGCTTCAACCCCGCGCTCGACGGCCTGCTCGACTGCCCCCACTACACCCGTCCCGAGCAATGGAACGGGCAGGGCGTGCCGGCACCGTTGCTTTCAGGCCACCATGCGCAGATCGAGCGCTGGCGCCGCGACCAGCGCCTCGCCATCACGGCCGAGCGCCGCCCGGAGCTGATCGAGGCCGCCCGCGCCGCCGGTCGGCTGGGCAAGGCCGATGAGGCCGCGCTGAAAAAAAAGCTATAA
- the rimM gene encoding ribosome maturation factor RimM (Essential for efficient processing of 16S rRNA): MLPTLETAELPADAIEVGRIADAWGIKGWFKVLPHSAQPEALFSSKRWFLQAPGAAASTAFRLAIREAKEHSDCIVATSEDVPDRNAAEALRGARVFVPRSSFPTAGDDEYYWVDLIGLSVVNREGVVLGTVRELLATGPQTTLVLAAEEDGKAVERMVPFVSVFVDKVDLPGRLITVDWQPDF; this comes from the coding sequence ATGCTGCCCACACTCGAAACCGCCGAATTGCCGGCGGATGCGATCGAAGTAGGGCGCATCGCCGATGCATGGGGAATCAAGGGCTGGTTCAAGGTCCTTCCCCATAGCGCCCAGCCCGAGGCGCTTTTTTCTTCCAAGCGCTGGTTCCTGCAGGCTCCCGGAGCCGCTGCGAGCACCGCTTTCCGGCTTGCGATCCGCGAAGCCAAAGAACATTCCGACTGCATCGTCGCCACGTCCGAGGACGTGCCCGACCGCAATGCAGCCGAAGCCCTGCGAGGCGCACGAGTTTTCGTGCCGCGCTCCAGCTTTCCCACCGCCGGCGACGACGAGTACTACTGGGTCGACCTGATCGGCCTGTCGGTGGTCAACCGCGAAGGCGTGGTGCTCGGCACCGTGCGCGAACTGCTCGCCACCGGCCCGCAGACCACGCTGGTGCTTGCCGCCGAAGAAGACGGCAAGGCCGTCGAGCGCATGGTGCCCTTCGTCTCGGTCTTCGTCGACAAGGTCGACTTGCCCGGCCGGCTCATCACGGTCGACTGGCAGCCCGATTTCTGA
- the rpsP gene encoding 30S ribosomal protein S16: MVVIRLSRGGSKGRPFFNIVVSDKRVRRDGRFIERLGFYNPTAKENEESIRIAQDRLAYWKSVGAQASPTVLRLIKQAAAAAPKAAA, encoded by the coding sequence ATGGTCGTCATTCGACTCTCCCGCGGCGGCTCCAAAGGCCGTCCGTTCTTCAACATCGTCGTGTCGGACAAGCGCGTTCGCCGCGATGGCCGTTTCATCGAACGCCTGGGTTTCTACAACCCGACCGCCAAGGAAAACGAAGAAAGCATCCGTATCGCCCAGGACCGCCTGGCGTACTGGAAGAGCGTCGGCGCACAAGCTTCGCCCACCGTTCTGCGCCTGATCAAGCAAGCTGCCGCGGCAGCTCCCAAGGCGGCGGCCTAA
- a CDS encoding GNAT family N-acetyltransferase: MPLTIRPSRDEDVAAITAIYAHHVLHGTGTFETEPPSPADMASRRADVLGKKLPYLVAEEDGEVLGFAYCNWFKPRPAYRFSAEDSIYMSESARGKGLGAKLLAALSQAAEAAGVRKLIAVIGDSANAGSISVHRGQGFTHVGVLKDCGWKFGEWRDVVLMEKVLGEGSTTRPE, from the coding sequence ATGCCCCTGACCATCCGCCCCAGCCGCGACGAAGACGTCGCAGCCATCACGGCCATCTACGCCCACCACGTGCTGCACGGCACCGGCACCTTCGAGACGGAGCCACCCTCCCCGGCCGACATGGCTTCGCGCCGCGCCGACGTGCTGGGCAAGAAATTGCCGTATCTGGTCGCGGAAGAAGATGGCGAAGTGTTGGGTTTTGCCTACTGCAACTGGTTCAAGCCGCGCCCGGCCTACCGTTTTTCGGCCGAAGACTCGATCTACATGTCCGAGTCAGCACGCGGCAAGGGTCTGGGCGCCAAGCTGCTCGCCGCGCTGTCGCAGGCTGCCGAGGCGGCCGGCGTGCGCAAGCTGATCGCGGTGATCGGCGACTCGGCCAACGCGGGCTCCATCAGCGTGCATCGCGGCCAGGGCTTCACGCACGTGGGCGTGCTGAAGGACTGCGGCTGGAAGTTCGGCGAATGGCGCGATGTCGTACTGATGGAAAAAGTGCTCGGCGAAGGCAGCACCACCCGACCCGAGTGA
- a CDS encoding inorganic phosphate transporter — protein sequence MATVQVALWVVIVLVALAILFDFMNGFHDAANSIATVVSTGVLKPGQAVVFAAFFNLIAIFVFHLSVAATVGKGIAQPGVVDVHVVFGALVGAISWNLVTWYYGIPSSSSHALIGGIVGAVIAKTGTSGLVASGIWKTVAFIFVSPLLGFLLGSMMMVVVAWGFRRATPSRVDRWFRRLQLVSAGAYSLGHGGNDAQKTIGIIWMLLIATGYANAGDANPPTWTIVSCYAAIALGTMFGGWRIVKTMGQKITKLKPVGGFCAETGGALTLFLATALGIPVSTTHTITGAIVGVGSTQRASAVRWGVAGNIVWAWIFTIPASAFVAAIAYWISMQLF from the coding sequence ATGGCAACGGTTCAGGTCGCCCTCTGGGTGGTGATAGTGCTGGTCGCGCTTGCGATCCTGTTCGACTTCATGAACGGGTTCCACGACGCCGCCAATTCGATTGCGACGGTGGTCTCCACCGGGGTGCTCAAGCCGGGGCAGGCCGTGGTGTTCGCGGCCTTCTTCAACCTGATCGCGATCTTCGTCTTCCACCTGAGCGTGGCGGCCACCGTGGGCAAGGGCATCGCCCAGCCGGGCGTGGTCGACGTGCACGTGGTGTTCGGCGCGCTCGTGGGCGCCATCAGCTGGAACCTGGTGACCTGGTACTACGGCATTCCGAGCAGCTCGTCGCACGCGCTGATCGGCGGCATCGTGGGCGCCGTGATTGCCAAGACGGGCACCAGCGGCCTGGTGGCCTCCGGCATCTGGAAGACGGTGGCCTTCATCTTCGTGTCGCCGCTGCTGGGCTTCCTGCTGGGTTCGATGATGATGGTCGTGGTGGCCTGGGGCTTCCGCCGCGCCACGCCGTCGCGCGTGGACCGCTGGTTCCGCCGGCTGCAGCTCGTGTCCGCCGGTGCCTACAGCCTGGGCCACGGCGGCAACGACGCACAGAAGACCATCGGCATCATCTGGATGCTGCTCATTGCCACCGGCTATGCCAACGCCGGCGACGCGAACCCGCCGACCTGGACCATCGTGAGCTGCTACGCCGCCATCGCGCTGGGCACCATGTTCGGCGGCTGGCGCATCGTGAAGACGATGGGTCAGAAGATCACCAAGCTCAAGCCCGTGGGCGGCTTCTGCGCGGAAACGGGCGGCGCACTGACGCTGTTCCTGGCCACCGCCCTGGGCATTCCGGTCTCGACCACGCACACCATCACCGGCGCCATCGTCGGCGTGGGCTCCACGCAGCGCGCGAGCGCGGTGCGCTGGGGCGTGGCGGGGAACATCGTGTGGGCGTGGATCTTCACGATCCCGGCGTCGGCCTTCGTGGCGGCGATTGCCTACTGGATCAGCATGCAGCTGTTCTGA
- a CDS encoding DUF47 domain-containing protein has translation MFGKLLPREGNFFEMFNQHAERIVEAARAFEQLVANYSDVHLREQYNRDVDNAERAADRVTHDVNRLIHKTFITPIDREQIHKLINTMDDVADLIQDSAETMALYDVRHMTDEIVRLTALSVKCCDRLKDAVKYLGKIADPAVAEATLKTCEEIDRLESDADRVMRSAMSKLFREEPDVREVIKLKAIYELLETITDKCEDVANVIEGIVLENS, from the coding sequence ATGTTCGGCAAGCTGCTGCCCCGCGAGGGCAATTTCTTCGAGATGTTCAACCAGCACGCCGAGCGCATCGTGGAGGCGGCCAGGGCGTTCGAGCAACTGGTCGCCAACTACAGCGACGTGCACCTGCGCGAGCAGTACAACCGCGACGTCGACAACGCCGAGCGCGCCGCCGACCGCGTGACGCACGACGTCAACCGGCTGATCCACAAGACTTTCATCACGCCCATCGACCGCGAGCAGATCCACAAGCTCATCAACACGATGGACGACGTTGCCGACCTGATTCAGGACTCGGCCGAGACCATGGCGCTGTACGACGTGCGCCACATGACCGACGAGATCGTGCGCCTCACGGCACTGAGCGTGAAGTGCTGCGACCGCCTGAAGGACGCCGTCAAGTACCTCGGCAAGATCGCCGACCCGGCCGTGGCCGAGGCCACGCTCAAGACCTGCGAGGAAATCGACCGCCTCGAATCGGACGCCGACCGCGTCATGCGCAGCGCCATGAGCAAGCTGTTCCGCGAGGAGCCGGATGTGCGCGAGGTCATCAAGCTCAAGGCGATCTACGAGCTGCTGGAGACGATCACCGACAAGTGCGAGGACGTGGCCAACGTGATCGAGGGCATCGTCCTCGAGAATTCCTGA
- a CDS encoding trimeric intracellular cation channel family protein, with the protein MLLYVLDLAGVAVFAVSGALAAGHAGLDWLGVVVIASVTAVGGGTLRDLLLDRHPVFWIRDTRYVYMILAAAAFTIAWVHWMPLHEHLLAVADALGLGLFVIAGAQVAEERRLPAVIVILVGTMTGAAGGLLRDVFTARVPLLLSSGIYGSAAIAGIAAYLLLQAAGTPRRWAFHAGVLLIVALRMGGIYGGWHLPVLRLPA; encoded by the coding sequence GTGCTGCTCTACGTCCTCGATCTCGCCGGCGTGGCGGTTTTCGCGGTCAGTGGGGCATTGGCGGCCGGCCACGCGGGCCTCGACTGGCTGGGCGTGGTGGTGATCGCTTCTGTCACCGCGGTGGGCGGCGGCACGCTGCGCGACCTGCTGCTCGACCGGCATCCGGTGTTCTGGATCCGCGACACCCGCTATGTCTACATGATCCTGGCCGCGGCGGCGTTCACCATCGCCTGGGTGCACTGGATGCCCCTGCACGAGCATTTGCTGGCCGTTGCCGACGCACTGGGGCTCGGCCTGTTTGTCATCGCCGGCGCGCAGGTGGCCGAGGAAAGGCGCCTGCCGGCCGTCATCGTGATACTTGTCGGCACCATGACCGGCGCGGCCGGCGGCCTGCTGCGCGACGTGTTCACCGCCCGCGTTCCGCTGCTGCTGAGCAGCGGCATCTACGGCTCGGCCGCCATCGCGGGCATTGCGGCCTACCTGCTGCTGCAGGCCGCCGGCACGCCGCGCCGCTGGGCCTTTCATGCAGGTGTGCTGCTGATCGTGGCGCTTCGCATGGGCGGCATTTATGGCGGCTGGCACCTGCCGGTGCTGCGCTTGCCGGCCTGA
- the folK gene encoding 2-amino-4-hydroxy-6-hydroxymethyldihydropteridine diphosphokinase, producing MSASNQPKDGRKKPAAKAGKPKAAPPRAAGKPPAAGARSGPPARRAPGRAPSRGPRGPREDYPTVQAFVAIGANLGDAEASVKAAMAAIGALQRTQVTARSSLYRSEPVDAEGPDFINAVVAVRTGLDAEQFLVALQRLETQAGRERPFPNAPRTLDLDLLMHGNSVIDTPTLTLPHPRMRERAFVLKPLAEIAPDKVPRAALARVTGQVVKRIV from the coding sequence ATGAGCGCGTCCAACCAGCCGAAGGACGGCAGGAAAAAGCCGGCGGCGAAGGCCGGCAAGCCGAAGGCCGCGCCGCCGCGCGCCGCAGGCAAGCCGCCGGCAGCCGGCGCCAGGAGCGGGCCGCCCGCTCGCCGCGCGCCCGGCCGTGCCCCCTCGCGCGGCCCCCGCGGCCCGCGCGAGGACTACCCGACCGTGCAGGCTTTCGTCGCCATCGGCGCCAACCTTGGCGATGCCGAGGCGTCCGTGAAGGCGGCCATGGCCGCGATCGGCGCGCTGCAGCGAACCCAGGTGACGGCCCGCTCGTCGCTCTATCGCAGCGAGCCGGTGGACGCCGAAGGCCCTGATTTCATCAATGCCGTGGTGGCCGTGCGCACCGGCCTGGATGCCGAGCAGTTCCTGGTGGCATTGCAGCGCCTGGAGACGCAGGCAGGCCGCGAGCGGCCTTTTCCCAATGCGCCGCGCACGCTCGACCTCGACTTGCTGATGCACGGCAATTCGGTGATCGACACGCCGACCCTGACCCTGCCGCATCCTCGCATGCGGGAGCGCGCCTTCGTGCTGAAGCCGCTTGCCGAAATCGCGCCCGACAAGGTGCCGCGCGCGGCGCTGGCGCGCGTCACGGGCCAGGTGGTCAAGCGCATCGTCTAG
- the pcnB gene encoding polynucleotide adenylyltransferase PcnB, whose translation MIKKFIDKLLGKTAGGAQGKSRFGKRQEVPAEVHKIDPALVDERAKNVVTTLQQAGFEAYVVGGAVRDLLLGLRPKDFDVATNATPEQVKSLFRRAFIIGRRFRIVHVVYGRGREHEVIEVSTFRAYMDNAAAEQVAGNERTSKGELASMKHAVDASGRVLRDNVWGPQEEDAARRDFTVNAMYYDPANQVVVDYHNGIKDAQKLTLRMIGDPATRYREDPVRIIRAIRFSAKLAALGFKMEAKTAAPLVESSRLLADVPQSRLFDEMLKLLQTGHAIATVEQLNKLGLAKGIYPLLDVVVERADQPFVKAALQDTDRRVGEGKPVAPSFLLACVLWADVRDGWAQRQEGQRGQRPQAPFPALQDAIDDVFNARIGDVSGRGKLAADMREIWMMQPRFDKRTGSTPYSLVEQARFRAAFDFMRLRADVGEVSEAIAEWWQEFSIADDVRRQDLLEQVREEQKVRQRVRVRDTAAPAKLRNEPAPRQNPPQNQGRGQDAEPDDEVEVEAGAVPPDGEAAAPRKRRRRRKPRPAGGGGGEGGGSAAGE comes from the coding sequence ATGATCAAGAAATTCATCGACAAGCTGCTCGGCAAGACCGCCGGCGGCGCACAGGGCAAGAGCCGCTTCGGCAAGCGCCAGGAGGTGCCGGCAGAGGTTCACAAGATCGATCCGGCCCTGGTCGACGAACGCGCGAAGAACGTGGTCACCACGCTGCAGCAGGCCGGCTTCGAGGCCTACGTGGTGGGCGGCGCGGTTCGCGACCTGCTGCTGGGGCTGCGCCCCAAGGACTTCGACGTGGCCACCAATGCCACGCCGGAGCAGGTCAAGTCGCTGTTTCGCCGCGCGTTCATCATCGGGCGGCGCTTTCGCATCGTGCACGTGGTGTACGGCCGGGGCCGCGAGCACGAGGTGATCGAGGTCTCGACCTTCCGCGCCTACATGGACAACGCCGCCGCCGAGCAGGTGGCGGGCAACGAGCGCACCAGCAAGGGCGAGCTCGCCAGCATGAAGCATGCGGTGGACGCCAGCGGCCGGGTGCTGCGCGACAACGTCTGGGGTCCGCAGGAAGAAGACGCGGCGCGCCGCGACTTCACCGTCAACGCCATGTACTACGACCCGGCCAACCAGGTCGTGGTCGACTATCACAACGGCATCAAGGACGCCCAGAAGCTCACCTTGCGCATGATCGGCGACCCGGCCACGCGCTACCGCGAAGACCCGGTGCGCATCATTCGCGCCATTCGCTTCTCGGCCAAGCTCGCGGCCCTGGGCTTCAAGATGGAAGCCAAGACGGCCGCCCCGCTGGTCGAGTCGAGCAGGCTGCTGGCCGACGTGCCGCAGAGTCGCCTGTTCGACGAAATGCTCAAGTTGTTGCAGACCGGCCATGCAATTGCCACGGTCGAGCAACTGAACAAGCTGGGGCTGGCCAAGGGCATCTATCCGCTGCTCGACGTGGTGGTCGAGCGTGCCGACCAGCCCTTCGTCAAGGCCGCCCTGCAGGACACCGATCGCCGCGTGGGCGAAGGCAAGCCCGTGGCGCCCAGCTTCCTGCTGGCCTGCGTGCTGTGGGCCGACGTGCGCGACGGCTGGGCCCAGCGCCAGGAAGGCCAGCGCGGCCAGCGCCCGCAGGCGCCGTTCCCTGCGCTGCAGGACGCCATCGACGACGTGTTCAACGCCCGCATCGGCGACGTGTCCGGCCGCGGCAAGCTGGCCGCCGACATGCGCGAGATCTGGATGATGCAGCCGCGCTTCGACAAGCGCACCGGCTCCACGCCCTACAGCCTGGTCGAGCAGGCGCGTTTTCGCGCCGCCTTCGACTTCATGCGCCTGCGCGCCGACGTGGGCGAGGTCAGCGAGGCGATTGCCGAGTGGTGGCAGGAATTCAGCATTGCCGACGACGTGCGCCGGCAAGACCTGCTGGAGCAGGTGCGCGAAGAACAGAAGGTTCGCCAGCGCGTGCGGGTGCGCGACACCGCCGCGCCGGCCAAGCTGCGCAACGAGCCCGCGCCTCGCCAGAACCCGCCCCAGAACCAGGGCCGCGGCCAGGATGCGGAGCCGGACGACGAGGTCGAAGTCGAGGCCGGTGCCGTTCCGCCCGATGGCGAAGCCGCGGCGCCGCGCAAGCGCCGGCGCCGCCGCAAGCCGCGCCCCGCGGGTGGTGGCGGCGGTGAGGGCGGCGGCAGCGCCGCAGGCGAATGA
- the hda gene encoding DnaA regulatory inactivator Hda, which translates to MKQLALDIGIATGPSFDAFFAGPNEAALRHLQVWVGGAGGPALHSPVPTYLWGDGGSGKTHLLESVRVALREQGASVGWLHAGLLEPPEFDERWGAVLLDDVHLYTAVQQHAAFNWFVNAQTLQRGVVAAGALPPADLPLREDLRTRLGWGHVFHLQVLSESERRAVLRQAADARGVMLSDDVLDYMLHRFSRDLGSLMELLSQLDGYALQTQRAITIPLIRSMLENE; encoded by the coding sequence ATGAAACAGCTCGCGCTCGATATCGGCATTGCGACGGGCCCCAGCTTCGACGCCTTTTTTGCCGGCCCCAACGAGGCGGCGCTGCGGCACCTGCAAGTGTGGGTGGGCGGCGCCGGCGGCCCCGCGCTGCACTCGCCGGTGCCGACCTATCTGTGGGGCGACGGCGGCAGCGGCAAGACCCACCTGCTCGAATCGGTGCGTGTCGCACTGCGCGAGCAGGGCGCCAGCGTGGGCTGGCTGCACGCCGGCCTGCTGGAGCCGCCCGAGTTCGACGAGCGCTGGGGCGCCGTCCTGCTCGACGACGTCCACCTCTACACCGCAGTGCAGCAGCACGCGGCCTTCAACTGGTTCGTGAACGCCCAGACCCTGCAGCGCGGCGTGGTCGCCGCCGGCGCCTTGCCGCCGGCCGACCTGCCGCTGCGCGAAGACCTGCGCACCCGCCTCGGCTGGGGCCATGTGTTCCACCTGCAGGTGCTGAGCGAAAGCGAACGCCGCGCGGTGCTGCGCCAGGCGGCCGACGCGCGCGGCGTGATGCTGTCCGACGACGTGCTCGACTACATGCTGCACCGCTTCAGCCGCGACCTCGGCAGCCTGATGGAGCTGCTCTCGCAGCTCGACGGCTATGCCCTGCAGACGCAACGCGCGATCACCATTCCGCTGATCCGCTCCATGCTCGAGAACGAATAA
- the purM gene encoding phosphoribosylformylglycinamidine cyclo-ligase, which produces MTSSTPTPLSYKDAGVDIDAGDALVDRIKPLAKKTMREGVLAGIGGFGALFEVPKRYKEPVLVSGTDGVGTKLKLAFEWNMHDTVGIDLVAMSVNDVLVQGAEPLFFLDYFACGKLDVDTAAAVVGGIARGCELSGCALIGGETAEMPGMYPAGEYDLAGFAVGAVEKSKILTGQNVKPGDVVLGLASAGVHSNGFSLVRKVIERAGADLPATLDGKPFREAVMEPTHLYVKPVLEALGKHPIKALAHITGGGLLENIPRVLPEGTAAHLKKGSWPQTELFAWLQKVAGIDDIEMNRTFNNGIGMVVVIDAAEAAACAATLRAAGETVHEIGVIATRGEGAPVVVG; this is translated from the coding sequence ATGACCTCCTCCACGCCCACCCCGCTCAGCTACAAGGACGCAGGTGTCGACATCGATGCCGGCGACGCACTGGTCGACCGCATCAAGCCCCTGGCCAAGAAGACCATGCGCGAAGGCGTGCTGGCCGGCATCGGCGGCTTCGGCGCCCTGTTCGAGGTGCCCAAGCGCTACAAGGAACCGGTGCTGGTCAGCGGCACCGATGGCGTGGGCACCAAGCTCAAGCTGGCCTTCGAATGGAACATGCACGACACCGTCGGCATCGACCTGGTGGCCATGAGCGTCAACGACGTGCTGGTGCAGGGCGCCGAGCCGCTCTTCTTCCTCGACTACTTCGCCTGCGGCAAGCTCGACGTGGACACCGCCGCTGCCGTGGTCGGCGGCATCGCCCGCGGCTGCGAACTCTCGGGTTGCGCACTGATCGGCGGCGAAACCGCCGAAATGCCCGGCATGTACCCGGCCGGCGAATACGACCTGGCGGGCTTCGCGGTCGGCGCGGTCGAAAAATCGAAGATCCTCACGGGTCAGAACGTCAAGCCCGGCGACGTGGTGCTGGGCCTGGCCTCGGCGGGCGTGCATTCCAACGGTTTCAGCCTGGTGCGCAAGGTGATCGAGCGCGCCGGCGCCGACCTTCCCGCCACGCTGGACGGCAAGCCCTTCCGCGAAGCCGTGATGGAGCCCACCCACCTCTACGTGAAGCCGGTGCTCGAAGCGCTGGGCAAGCACCCGATCAAGGCGCTGGCCCACATCACCGGCGGCGGCCTGCTGGAAAACATCCCGCGCGTGCTGCCCGAAGGCACCGCCGCCCACCTCAAAAAGGGCAGCTGGCCGCAGACCGAGCTGTTCGCCTGGCTGCAGAAGGTGGCCGGCATCGACGACATCGAGATGAACCGCACCTTCAACAACGGCATCGGCATGGTCGTGGTCATCGACGCGGCCGAAGCCGCCGCCTGTGCCGCCACCCTGCGCGCCGCCGGCGAGACGGTGCATGAGATCGGCGTGATCGCCACGCGCGGCGAAGGCGCCCCGGTGGTCGTCGGCTGA